The Arenicella chitinivorans genome includes a window with the following:
- a CDS encoding nitroreductase: MNLNDAIKQRRSVRAYQDKQVDPELIRKIFSDAQDSPSNCNTQPWHVVVVSGAARDAVEQSMVSDIMAGKTPTPHFTPGDQNLKDEYRKRQIDCAISLYDSVGVKYEEKDKRQQLMLRNWQFFGAPHAAFFSMPKTMSEINAVDMGIYLQTVMLLMTANGLASCPQGALAMYTDKVQELANIPENHAIMFGLSFGYADESNPINQFEVGRANVDDLVEFISEV, from the coding sequence ATGAATCTTAATGACGCTATCAAACAACGACGCTCGGTTCGAGCGTACCAGGACAAACAGGTAGATCCGGAGTTGATTCGTAAAATTTTTAGTGACGCACAAGATTCACCATCAAACTGCAACACCCAACCTTGGCACGTGGTGGTGGTATCCGGCGCAGCGCGTGACGCTGTCGAACAATCGATGGTCAGCGACATCATGGCCGGCAAAACTCCGACGCCGCACTTCACACCTGGCGACCAGAACCTGAAAGATGAGTACCGCAAACGCCAGATTGACTGTGCAATCTCACTCTACGATTCTGTCGGCGTAAAGTACGAGGAAAAAGATAAACGTCAGCAGTTGATGCTGCGAAACTGGCAGTTTTTTGGTGCACCGCACGCGGCCTTTTTCTCAATGCCGAAAACCATGAGCGAGATCAACGCGGTTGACATGGGCATTTATCTGCAAACGGTGATGTTATTGATGACGGCAAACGGACTGGCGAGCTGCCCGCAAGGCGCGCTGGCCATGTATACGGATAAGGTTCAGGAGTTGGCTAACATTCCTGAGAATCACGCCATCATGTTTGGTTTATCGTTTGGGTACGCGGATGAATCGAACCCAATCAATCAATTTGAAGTCGGACGTGCCAACGTCGACGATCTGGTTGAGTTTATCTCAGAAGTCTAG